CGCTGGCGAGCGTGGTCCCGCCCGGTCCGGCGTTCATCGTGTAGACGTAGTCGCCGAGCGGGGCCGCGTTCGGGACGCGCTGGCTGAACGAGAGCGTGACCGTCTCGGGCGGCGTGATGAGTACCGTGTTCGGACCCAGCAGCGGGCCCCGCACCGATCCGTTCGGCAGCGTCGCCTCGGTCCAATACTCGAACGACGCCGGCCCGCCCGCCCCGACCGCGAACGTGGCGTCGAAAAACACCCGCTCGCCGCGCGCGAGAACGACCGGCACCGGAGCCGTCGGCGTGAGCGTGACGGCGAAGTCGGGGAGGGCGGTCTCGGTGACGGTCAGGAGGTAGGGCTGGCGCCAGTCGCTCGGCCCGGTGCCGTCGTGGCGGACGCGGACGAAGTACGTCCCCGCCGGAAGCACCACGTCGGGGATGGCGAGGCTCGCCGTGCCCGGCGCGAAGTCCACGCCGAGGGATGCGTCCCCCGTCGCGTACGAGCCAGGGGCGATGTCATAAAAGTCCAGCCGCCCGCCGAGCCCGGCGCTCGGCTCCAGCGTCACCGTCGCCGCGCCGCCCGTCGTCTGGACGCGGTACCAGTCGGGGTCGGTCGTCCGCACGCCGTCCGGGACCTGCACCGAGCGGACGGTCGCGGTCCCGGCGTAGGTCGTGCCCGGCGCGATGTCGTAGGCAAAGGCCGGATAGTCGCCCTCGTCGAGGCCGCGGATCACGGTGTCCGTGTCTTCCTGGAGGTCGAGGTGGAAGCGGTCGGTGAGGAGGGTGTCGGTCATCCGGTAGGGGGTGCCGTCGGAGGGGACGGGTACGGAGCCGCTGTAGAGCCACTGCCGCTGGAGGTCCACCACGAGGTCGCCCGAGGTGCCGACGTCGCTCGTGATCCAGGTGTAGCGCACGTCGGTCGGGAGCGGCATCGCGGGGTTATCGGTCGTCCCGTCCCAGGCGTCGCCGAAGCCCTGGCTCTGGCCCCGGATGTTGATGCCGGTGATGACATCGTTGTCGTCGCCGTCGCCGTTGATGTCGTCCGTGTGCCAGCCGAAGCCGTTGCCCTCGTCGCCGCCGAAGAGGTAGGGGCCGGGGGACGAGCAGAAGAAGCAGAAGTAGTTGTACCGGAGGTCGCGCGTGGCCGACGAGTTGATGTCCGGCGTGTCGTCGCGCTGCACGGTGGAATCCGCCGCAGTCGAGTCGGCGAAGGGGAAGGGGTTGCCGAAGAGGTTGCTCCCCCGGTGCGGCGTGGCGACGGTGACGAGCTTGGCGACGCGGTGGCCCCCAGCCTCGCCCGGCTCGACCCACCACCGGGGCACGCCGCCTTCGCGCCGCTGCAAATACTCCCGCCCCACGAGCCCGCCCATCGAGTGCCCGACGAGGACGACCTTCTCCTTGCCCGGGTTCGCCGCGAGCACACGCCCGATCATCCGCCCGAGCGTGTACCCCTGCTTAAAGCCCGACTCCTCGTTCGAGTCCGACTCCGAGGCGAAGAAGCCGCCCGGCGAGTCGCCGCTGTTGATCTCGATGAGTGGGTTTGAGGGGTTCTCGTTCCAGAAGTTCTCGAAGTTCGAGGCGTAGAGGCACCCCGGCGCGAGCGCGTTATCCTCGTTCGCAAACTGGACCAGCACGTCGTCGTCGGGGGTGTCCAGCACGCCGTCCGGCCCGGCGATGCGCTCCTCGTTCTCGTAGGCGTTGAGGACCGCGTGGAACACGCCGGCGCGCGGCCCCCAGATCGCGTTCACGGTGGGCTCGTTCGTGAACGGCACCCAGCTTTCCTGGCTGCCGGTGTAGCCGTGGAGGAAGAGGACGGGGTAGGGGCAGTCGCCCGCCGGCTGGGCGAGCGCGGGCGCGGCGGCGAGCAGGAGGGCGAGGACGGCGTAGCGCATCGGTACGGGGCGTTGAACAGGGCGGCAAGATACACGGGGCCGCCTACGCACGCCGGCCGCCCCGCCGAAGCGGAGCGGCCGGCCGTTCGGTCCCGAAGGCTAGGCTCAGCGCACGAGCGTGACCTGCTCGGTCCGCACGTCCGCGCCCGCGACCAGCCGGACGAGGTAGACCCCGCTCGGCAGCGCTGCTCCGTCGAGCACCGCCTCGTGCCGACCCGCTTCCAGTTCGCCGTCGGCGAGCCGCGCCACCTCGCGCCCGAGCACGTCGTAGACCGCCAGCCGCGCGTGCTGCGCCTCGGGCAGCGCGAACGCCACGGTCGCCGCCCGGCCGAACGGGTTCGGATACGCCCCGGCCAGCTCGACCGTCTCGGGCACCGCTGCGCCCGACGCGGCCTCGACTGCATCGGCCTCCGGTGCAGCGGCCTCGTCAGCCTCTTTGGCTCCCGCCATCGGCTCCGGCACCCACGGCCCGACCTCCAGCGCCGCCCACGCCTCGGCACCGCTCGCCGCCCGTGCCGGCGTCACCACGATCTCGAAGCAGTCCTCGTCGATCACCACGTTCGGGAACAGCCCCACGCGCAGGCAGAAGTCGTACGTCGCCACCGGCGCGTTGCCCGGCACCTGCTGCACGTACGGGACCGTCACCTGCTGCCCCGAGGGCAGCGTCCCGTTGGTGATCACCCCCTCGGCCAGCGTCGGCCCGTTCTGGAGCGCCGCCGAGAACCACGACTGGCCCGTGGCCGGGTTGGCCGTGCCGTTGGCGACGACGTAGGTGAACGACACCTGCCCGCCGCGCGGGACGGTCAGCGGACTCGTCGGCGTGGCGTCGATCGTGATCTCGCCCGAGAGGCCCGCGTCCTCGACCTCGACCGAGGCGGCGAACTCGCTCGTCTTGCGGTAGCCCTGCGGCAGGGTCCCTGCGACCTCGGTCGCGTTGGCCGTCACGAACGAGCCGGCCGGATACGCGCTCGCGCCGAGCGTCTGGGTGCCACTCGCGTTGCCGCTCCCGTTGGTCGTGGTCGTGGCGAGCGCGTTCGGGGTCTCGCACTCGCCGAAGCCCGAGGCGTCGGGCGCGGCGTTGCGGCAGAAGAGCAGCTCGTAGGTGGTGTTGGCCTCGGCGTTGAGGGTCCAGGCGATGACGGAGTTCGAGCCGTCGTTCTCGGCCGAGGTGATGACGGGGAAGTTGAGGCGGTCGTTGGCCCCGCTGTCGCCGTCGCCCGCGTCGTTCGGGTTCGGCCCGTCCGGGGCGAGGTCGACCGCGAGCTGGCCGTTGGAGTCGATGACGTTGCCGACGATGGCGATGTCGGAGCACCCACCGCTGAGGAAGATGCCGTCGCGCTCGTTGAAGCGGATCGTGTTGGGCTGGAAGTTCTGGCCGATGCGGACGCCGGAGGCGCTCTGGCAGAAGATGCCCGCGAGGCCGTCCTCACCGGGGATGCCGTTGCCGAGGTCGTCGCCCGCGGCATTCGTGCCGATGAAGTTGTTTTCGAGCACGACGCCCGAGACGCCGCCGAAGAGAAAGACGCCGGTGTCGGTGTTGCCGGAGATCGTGTTGCCGGAGACGGTAGCGAGGCTGGCGCTGTTGCCGAGCACGAGGCCGGACTCGACGTTGGGGCGGGCGGCGGAGCCGTCGGCGGTGGTGCCGATGCGGTTGTCCGACACGACGAAGGCAGCGCTGGAGCGAGCAGCGGTCGTCCCACCGGCATCGCCCCGGAGGGGGCCGGCGAAACGGATACCGGAGCCGTTGTTGCCGCTCACGGTGTTGCCTCGGATCACAGGGTCGAAGCTGTCGAAGACGTCGATGCCGCTATTTTGGAGGTTGTCTCCGACTTGGCCGTTGGGGCGGACCGCCCCCGCGGCGTTGAGGCCGATGGTGTTCCCCTCAACGTGGGTGCTGATGCCGCCACCGAGAAAGACGCCACTCAAGACGTTGCCGGAGATGACGTTCCCCTCGCCCGCCGCGAGCCCCCCGATCCGTGTACCGAGCGGGTCGTCACCATCGACTAAGACGCCGGAGCCGTTGGGTGCGGCGTTCCCGTTCAGGGCCAGCCCGACGGTGTTGTTTCGGATGCGGGTGTCCGACACGCCCGATCCGATGACGGAGATGCCGAATGTGTTGTTGCCGACGAAGTTGCCGTTGCCCGCGCCCGGTAGCCCGATGTCGTTGTCCACCAAGTCCTCGAAGGTATCGTCGTCTTCGACGAGGATACCATCGAACGCGCCCATGCCGCCGGGGCCGACCCCGCGGTTCTTGGTCAGCCCGACCGTGTTGTTGGTCAGCACGACGCCCGAGGGCACCGCCCCGTGCTCGCCCGGATCGAGGCCAAGGAAGATGCCCTCTAAGACGTTAGCTGAGGCGAGGTTCGTGTTGATGTCGGCGTTGTCGCCCGAGACCCAGATTCCGGTGGAACCGTTGCCGAGAGGCTGGTTGCCGTCGGCGTCACTCCCGACGAGGTTGCGCTGGACTATCATCCCACTCTCGAACGGATAGGGGATGATGCCGATGTTGCCGTTGCCCGAGACGAGGTTGTTCTGCGTCGTGCCGTTGACCTCGATGCCGTCGAAGTTGCCGGCGGCCGCCTCGCCGGTGAAGTCGGTGCCGACGTAGTTGCACTCAGCGAGAGAGTTCTCCCTGAACGCTCGGATGCCCATCCCGGGGAAGTTCTGGATGACGAGGCCGCGCACCGTCATCCCCGGCTCGTTGAAGTTGCTCAGGCCATCCCCGAACGAGAGCAGGCTGCCGTCGAGGACGACGCGGAGGTCGTGCTTCGGTCCCGAGACGAGGTCGCCGCAGGAGGCCCCCGGCTGGGTCAGCCCGTCGATGGTCACGTCGGACGTTTCGATTCTCGGGAGCGGGTCGGGACCCATACTCGAGACGAATTCGACTTGGATCTGCCACACGCCGGGGGCGATCTCGGAGCCTGTGGGGCCGTCGTCGATGGCAAACTCGATGGTGATGGGGCCAGTCGCGGCATTAGCCTCGTCAATCGCTGCGCGTAGCTGGCACTCGTCGGGGAAGCTGATGGTCTCGCAAACGCCGTCCCCCGGATTCGCGTCCCCTCCGCCGTCGTCAAAGGCCGCATCGACGGTGAGAACGAGAGAAGATCCTCGGTAGACCGGCACCGGCGGCACACGAGCCGAACGGTCTGCGGCGCGGCGCGGCGCACGCGGAGCCACGGCCGGGAGGTCGGCCCGGAAGGCAGCAGACGCCGCGCGGCCCGCCTCGTTCAGCACGAGGCCGCCGAGGGCTTCGTCGTAGCGGTAGTAGACCGGGCGCTCCGTAGCCGGGCGGGCGGTCGGACGGGCCTCGAGCGCGGCCTCGGCATCGAGGGCGGGGGTGGAGCGCTGCTGGGCGTGGGAGGCCGGGGCGGCGAGCAGGGCCGCGAAGCAGAGGAGCGTGAGGAGTCGGCGCATGGGTTGGCTCGGGGGGTAGGGAAAGAAGGCCCGAGGCCGAAGCACCGGGACGAGTAGCGAAGAATAAGTCACCAGGCGTTAAAAAACTTAGCTTTGTCATACGCTTCCGGCGCAAACCCGTAGCGCCTTTGACTCCCAAACCATAGATCACACATTGGCGTTCGGGCCTAGTCAACGCTTGGCTCACGCAGAGCAGGCCAAGCACTCGGTGGAGCCTGCCCTGCTTTCGCTGACCGGGAGAAGCTCCGGTCTACTGCGCGAGCGTCACGCGCTCGGTGTGCACCGCGCCGCCGGTAGCGAGCCGGACGAGGCCGACCCCGCTCGGCAGCACCGCTCCGTCGAGGGTTGTCTCGTGGCGGCCCCGCCTCGGCCTCACCGCCGGCGACCCGCTCGTGCCGAAACCCCGCGCCACGCCCGCCGGTTGGCCCCGTCCCTTCTCACCCAACCCTATCCTCCATGTCTCAGCTCTCCGACCACACCGTCATCGTCACCGGCGCCTCGTCCGGCATCGGCGAAGCCACGGCCCGTCTCCTTGCCTCCGAAGGGGCCGCCGTCGCCCTCGCCGCCCGCCGCACCGACCGCCTCGAAGCGCTCAAGTCCGAGATCGAAGACGCCGGCGGCCGCGCCCTCGTCGTCGAGACCGACGTCACCGACCGCGCCGCCTGCCAGAACCTGATCGACCAGACCCTCGACGCCTTCGGGCGGCTCGACGTGCTCATCAACAACGCGGGCGTGATGCCGCTCTCGTTCGTCAAGAACGTCCGCGTGGAGGAGTGGGAGCAGATGGTGGACGTGAACATCAACGGGGTGCTCTACTGCACCGCCGCCGCGCTCCCACACTTCACCGAGCAGAAGAGCGGCCACATCGTCAACGTGTCGTCGGTCGCCGGGCGGCGGCTCTTCACCGGCGGCGCGGTCTACTGCGCGACCAAGCACGCCGTCACGGCCTTCTCCGAGGGGCTGCGCCGCGAGCTAGGCCCCGCCTTTGGCATCCGCGTCACTTCCATCGAGCCGGGTGCCGTAGCGACCGAGCTCCCCGAGGCGATTGCCGACCCCGAGTTCCAGGAGGCGATGGCCAGCTTCGAGGTGACCCCGCTCGAAAGCGAGGACATCGCCGAGTCGATCCGCTACGCCCTCGCTGCCCCGCCGCGCGCAACGGTCCACGAGGTCCTCGTCATGCCCACCGACCAGGCGATGTAGCGTTGCCCCGTCGTCGGGCGGGCACTCGCTCTCGGTAAACGCGTACCTACGCCATCCCGAGATACCGAATGACGATGGACACGCTGAACGTTTCTCTTCCGCCAGGTCTCGACCCTGCAACGGCGCGACTCGCACTCGCGCTTGGGCTGTTCCAAGAAGAAGAGGTCTCGGTCGGTAAGGCTGCTGAGATCGCGGGCCTCTCGTACCGCGCCTTCCTCGACGCCCTCCACGCGCGCGGCATCTCGGCCTACACCTACACGGACGAGATGCTCGACGAGGACCTCGCCTTCGTCCGCCGTTTCAGAGAGGACCGGCGGCTGTGACCGACCTCGTCGTCACCGACACGTCGTGCCTGATCGCCCTCGACCGGATCGGGCAGATCAACCTCTTGCCTGCGCTCTTCACGGTTCATGCGCCACCGGCTGTTGTCGAAGAGTTCGGGAGCCGTCCACCCTGGCTACTCGTCGAAGAGGCCGACGCGGCCCGCGTCGAGGTTCTGATGCAGCACGTCGACCGCGGCGAAGCCGAGGCGATTGCGCTGGCCGAGTCTTACGACGATGTACAGCTTCTCATCGATGAGAAAAAAGGTCGGCGGGTGGCACGAGAGCTTGGCCTTTCGGTGACGGGGACCGCCGGCCTCCTGCTCGCGGCGAAAGCCGCCGGGCGGATCGCGGAGGTCCGACCCCTTCTCGACGCGCTCATCCGCGCGCACGGATTCCGGCTGAGCAAACGGCACTACGAGCAGGTGCTCCACGCGGCTGGCGAGGCGTAGCAGCGCGGCGAATCGGAAGGCAAGATCGGGAGATCGCCGCTCCGTGCGCGCCGTTATCTTCCGCTCCCACCTTCGCTCCTCGGCTCATGTCCCCTCCGTCTACCGGTCCCGCGCTCGGCTTCGAGTCTGTGCTCTGGGACGCCGCTGACCTACTCCGCTCCAACCTCGACCCCGCCGAGTACAAGCACGTCGTCCTCGGGCTCCTCTTCCTGAAGTACGTCTCCGACGCGTTCACCGAGCGCCGCGACGAACTGGCCGCCGCCGTGGCCGACCCCCACTCGGAATATTTCGTCCCCGAGGCGGAGCGCGAGGCGGAGCT
This DNA window, taken from Bacteroidota bacterium, encodes the following:
- a CDS encoding DUF3368 domain-containing protein, yielding MTDLVVTDTSCLIALDRIGQINLLPALFTVHAPPAVVEEFGSRPPWLLVEEADAARVEVLMQHVDRGEAEAIALAESYDDVQLLIDEKKGRRVARELGLSVTGTAGLLLAAKAAGRIAEVRPLLDALIRAHGFRLSKRHYEQVLHAAGEA
- a CDS encoding UPF0175 family protein translates to MDTLNVSLPPGLDPATARLALALGLFQEEEVSVGKAAEIAGLSYRAFLDALHARGISAYTYTDEMLDEDLAFVRRFREDRRL
- a CDS encoding T9SS type A sorting domain-containing protein, with amino-acid sequence MRYAVLALLLAAAPALAQPAGDCPYPVLFLHGYTGSQESWVPFTNEPTVNAIWGPRAGVFHAVLNAYENEERIAGPDGVLDTPDDDVLVQFANEDNALAPGCLYASNFENFWNENPSNPLIEINSGDSPGGFFASESDSNEESGFKQGYTLGRMIGRVLAANPGKEKVVLVGHSMGGLVGREYLQRREGGVPRWWVEPGEAGGHRVAKLVTVATPHRGSNLFGNPFPFADSTAADSTVQRDDTPDINSSATRDLRYNYFCFFCSSPGPYLFGGDEGNGFGWHTDDINGDGDDNDVITGINIRGQSQGFGDAWDGTTDNPAMPLPTDVRYTWITSDVGTSGDLVVDLQRQWLYSGSVPVPSDGTPYRMTDTLLTDRFHLDLQEDTDTVIRGLDEGDYPAFAYDIAPGTTYAGTATVRSVQVPDGVRTTDPDWYRVQTTGGAATVTLEPSAGLGGRLDFYDIAPGSYATGDASLGVDFAPGTASLAIPDVVLPAGTYFVRVRHDGTGPSDWRQPYLLTVTETALPDFAVTLTPTAPVPVVLARGERVFFDATFAVGAGGPASFEYWTEATLPNGSVRGPLLGPNTVLITPPETVTLSFSQRVPNAAPLGDYVYTMNAGPGGTTLASDSFGAAVTGGALGTDDAWLAFGADGQRLAPGTVHDLRAPEAARTVEDVGLLPSFPNPFRARTEIPYRLAERGPVRLTVYDALGRRVAVLIDETREAGAHAAQFGAGSLPSGVYVVRLVAGGQAQTQRITLVR
- a CDS encoding right-handed parallel beta-helix repeat-containing protein, giving the protein MRRLLTLLCFAALLAAPASHAQQRSTPALDAEAALEARPTARPATERPVYYRYDEALGGLVLNEAGRAASAAFRADLPAVAPRAPRRAADRSARVPPVPVYRGSSLVLTVDAAFDDGGGDANPGDGVCETISFPDECQLRAAIDEANAATGPITIEFAIDDGPTGSEIAPGVWQIQVEFVSSMGPDPLPRIETSDVTIDGLTQPGASCGDLVSGPKHDLRVVLDGSLLSFGDGLSNFNEPGMTVRGLVIQNFPGMGIRAFRENSLAECNYVGTDFTGEAAAGNFDGIEVNGTTQNNLVSGNGNIGIIPYPFESGMIVQRNLVGSDADGNQPLGNGSTGIWVSGDNADINTNLASANVLEGIFLGLDPGEHGAVPSGVVLTNNTVGLTKNRGVGPGGMGAFDGILVEDDDTFEDLVDNDIGLPGAGNGNFVGNNTFGISVIGSGVSDTRIRNNTVGLALNGNAAPNGSGVLVDGDDPLGTRIGGLAAGEGNVISGNVLSGVFLGGGISTHVEGNTIGLNAAGAVRPNGQVGDNLQNSGIDVFDSFDPVIRGNTVSGNNGSGIRFAGPLRGDAGGTTAARSSAAFVVSDNRIGTTADGSAARPNVESGLVLGNSASLATVSGNTISGNTDTGVFLFGGVSGVVLENNFIGTNAAGDDLGNGIPGEDGLAGIFCQSASGVRIGQNFQPNTIRFNERDGIFLSGGCSDIAIVGNVIDSNGQLAVDLAPDGPNPNDAGDGDSGANDRLNFPVITSAENDGSNSVIAWTLNAEANTTYELLFCRNAAPDASGFGECETPNALATTTTNGSGNASGTQTLGASAYPAGSFVTANATEVAGTLPQGYRKTSEFAASVEVEDAGLSGEITIDATPTSPLTVPRGGQVSFTYVVANGTANPATGQSWFSAALQNGPTLAEGVITNGTLPSGQQVTVPYVQQVPGNAPVATYDFCLRVGLFPNVVIDEDCFEIVVTPARAASGAEAWAALEVGPWVPEPMAGAKEADEAAAPEADAVEAASGAAVPETVELAGAYPNPFGRAATVAFALPEAQHARLAVYDVLGREVARLADGELEAGRHEAVLDGAALPSGVYLVRLVAGADVRTEQVTLVR
- a CDS encoding SDR family oxidoreductase, with product MSQLSDHTVIVTGASSGIGEATARLLASEGAAVALAARRTDRLEALKSEIEDAGGRALVVETDVTDRAACQNLIDQTLDAFGRLDVLINNAGVMPLSFVKNVRVEEWEQMVDVNINGVLYCTAAALPHFTEQKSGHIVNVSSVAGRRLFTGGAVYCATKHAVTAFSEGLRRELGPAFGIRVTSIEPGAVATELPEAIADPEFQEAMASFEVTPLESEDIAESIRYALAAPPRATVHEVLVMPTDQAM